TCGACCACAGAAAGCCTATGGGTGTCCCCTCGCGATCGATTCCGCCGAAATCGCCGAGCTTGGCAATCACCCGGCCCTGCGTCGGCTCGAGCACGAGAATCTCGTTGGACTGGTTGCATGCGGTCCAGATGTTGTCGTGCTCGTCAATGATCAGACCGTCGGGTCCGCCGCCGGCGCGATTGACGAAGACCTCAGGCGTGCCGGGTTCAAGCGTCGAGCCGGTCACCGGTATTTTGACAATCGTGTCGTTCGCCGTGTTGGCGACGAACAACGCTGTCCGCTCGTTGTTGAACGCCAGACCATTCGCGCCGATGCGTGGCGCTGGCCTTGCCGGACTGAGCAGCGCGCTTTTGACCCACGCCAATCCTTCGCCGCCACCTGGTCCGATTTTCCAGATGATGCCCTGGTGCGCGTCGGTCACGTAGACGTTCCCAGCGGCGTCGAATGTCACTCCGTCGAGGCCGGGGTTCTTGCCCGTGACCGTCATAAAAACGGATGAGACACCCGTGTTGGGATCGACGCTCAGGACCTTCGCGGCCTGGTAATCGACCACGAGCAACTTGCCGGTCCGCGGATTGAAACCAACGTCGAGCAATAGTCTGCTTGAGCCCTTGATTTGGACGGTCCGAAGGTGTTTGCCCTGCGGGTCGAACACAATGAGCGTTCCTTCACTCGTCTTAGGTTTGTTCGCTGCCACCGTGACGACGTAAACGTTGCCCTCACGGTCCATGGTGATCCCCTCGGGATGCGCCTCCCCCGTGGGCAACGTGGCGAATGTCTCGACCTTGCCGCGCTCCCAGGCCTTCGCGGCGAGTGGCGTCGTCAGCAACACCAGCAATGTCAGCATCGGCAATATCAGCATCGTCTTGGCTCTGATCATTCTCATGTCGCACTGTTCCGGTTTGGTGGGGGTAATGAATCGTTACGCAAGTCAATACGATTTCGGCAATCCGAGCGCCTGCTCGGCGACGTAGTACAGCGCGAGCTCCTGGATCACAGGGGCGAGCAGGGGCGACACGCTTTCACGCAAGCCGCGCTCCACGTGGTACTCCTTGGCGAAGCCGAAGCCGCCATGCGTACGCACGGCACGCAATGCCGTCCCGAAGGCGGTCTCGGCCGCGAGGTACCTGGCTTCCAGTGGCCTTGACGCCGCAGGGCTTGCCGGCGTCGTAGAGCGCAGCCGCCTTCCACATCATCTGCTCGGCCGATTGGAGGCGCATCCAGCATTCCCATCAAAGCCACGGTAACGATGAACATGTGCTTGCGGCCCATCCTCTCGCTCATCGCTGAAAGGAACATTCCTCCGACAGGGCTGACGATGTAGCCGGCCGCGAAAATAGCGAGCGTCTGCGGCGTGCTCAACCAGGGTTCAGCAAGCGGATGAAAAGAACACCCGGTCAAGCATTGGCACCATGACCCCGAAGACGATGAACTCGTAATACTCCAGTCCGCCGCCCAACATCGCGATGCCGGGCATCCTGATTTGCGTTCGGGTCAGCGGTGATGCAGCGGCGGACGCGTCATGCAGGCGTTCGGTCGAGGCGTGCTCCGTTATCGGTGTTGGCCATTTTTCTCATCAGTAATAGTTATATATGTCTATTTATAGAACTACTATATTCGACGGCGACCGTCAGCGCAACTCAGTATTACTACGGGGTGTCCATGTACGCTTACTTTCGCTCAATATGACATCGGAAGTCCCAGGACCTTTCGGCGATGAAGCTAGTGCGAGAATGGCGGAGGCGGTCGCCGAGCGTGTGGGCTAGGGCATGGAATGCCGGCGCGATCGAGCGTTTCGATCCGTTGATTATGAGGACTCCGTCGAATCCGCACTGACGCCAGAATTGTCCTCGCCAGGCTCGCGAACAGATTCGCAACTCGCGTGATTGCCGTCAACATCGCATGACGGCACTGTGCATGCCAACTGGCACGCATCGTGGGCCCCGCACTGACCGACCTTGATAAACAAGTTAGTCATCCTTACCGGTTGGTGCTTTTACCTATTAATAGAATATGAATGAACGTGCTATTTTTGGACCCGCGTTCAGTTCCTTGTGTAACCGCCTTCTTTAAGCCCGTGGGATTTGTGTTTTGCAGAGTGGTTGTCAGCACAGGTCAATTCTGCACTCAAAGTTTTACTCAATTCGTGTCCGTCGGAAGCACCAACAAACAGATAGGAGACATGCATGCGTGCCATCAGTCGGGGAATTTGCGGTGCCACGTTGGCTCTTGCCGCAGGCCATGCAGTAGCGCAGTCGAGTGTGACACTCTATGGCGTGGTCGACGTTTTTGGTCAGTATCTGAACAACGGCGGAACACATTCCTTTTCCGAAAGAAGTGGCGGCTCCACAGGGTCCCTTTTCGGGTTCCAAGGACGTGAGGACCTCGGCGGCGGATTGACGGCCGAGTTCGACCTCGAGAGCGGCTTCAGCGTGAGCAACGGGACGTTCTTCGCGGACAGCAATGCGCTCTTCTACCGTCAGGCGTGGATCGGGTTGAGTCATGCCGACTTCGGTTCGCTGACCTTCGGTCGGCAGTATCAACCGAGTTTCAAGGTCGTCTATCCCGTTGACCCCTTCCGCATCAACGAAGTGATTTCGCCGCTCGCCGCGGCCGTCCTCGCAATTGACCGAAACACCCTGTCGACGCAGTACGCCACCGGACGAACCAGCAATTCAATCAACTACCAATCGCCGAATCTGAGCGGTTTCACCTTCAACGCGATGTACGCGTTCTCGGCGACGGTCACGCAGCCATTGCCGTCAACGTCGGGGAATTTGCTCGATGTATCGGCAACCTATTCCAACTATGGTCTGTTTGCGGGTTTCGGATATCAGTATCAGCATGCAGGACAGCTGAGCTTCCCCGGACTTCCTGGCCGCCTGGATCTGGTGGGAACGGCTCATTACACGGCGGCATTCGCTTACCGGTTCGGTATCGTGAACCTGCAGGCCGCCTATCTGTACGTGCAACCCAAAGATGCTGCGGCCGGTTCACTCGCGGCTCGTCTTGGTACGGTCCATTCCGTCAGCATTGTTGAAGTGGGGGCGACGATTCAGGCGACGTCGCAGGATGCCATCCAGATCGCGGTGATTGAACGCAATGTGCGTGGGTCACACGACAATACGCCCGGAATAGAAGTGGGCGCAGAACATAACCTTACGAAGCGCACATCCGTGTACATGCGGGCCGGCTATATGAAGAACAATGGAAGCGCGACGACGAGCTGGCCCGGCATCACCGTGACCGAACCCAACGCATCGCAGACGCTGGTGCTGATGGGCATGACGCACCGGTTCTAGCCGATACGGCCGTGTCCGGGAGCGCTATTTGAGCGCCGGCGCGCGTAATACTGGGTTGAGGCGACAGGGCTGACGTTGGGCAGGCGCAAGGCCATTTTCCGAACGGGCGTCGGTCGCGTGGGGATCATGACGATCTTTGCTCGCGGGTTGAGGGGGGGTGACAGGCATTGTGGGCGAGCGTCGCGGTCATCAAGCAACGTACGGAAGCCATGAACCGGCAAGCCATCCTCGCAAGTCTGGTCGCGTCTTTGGCTTCGCCTGGTCCGAACGTCGCGCCCTGGCCACTGGCGAAGGCCGGGCCGCACGCGCTTGCTCGACATATTCATCGTCAAATAGCATCGGCTTTAACTTCTCGCGCATGTGCCACTCGACGTAGTAAGCGAGCATGCACAGGAAGACGTACGCACGCACGTGGACAGCGTAAAGAAGCACGGCCGGTCGGGTTGCCTCAAGAAGGAATGTTACTTGCCGGATTGTTGTCGTTTTGCCTTTTTTATCTTTTTAATCGTTTGCCGGGCGCGAAGCGCCCGGCCCCCGCCGGCTCTCAACTTTTCCGCAGCTCACACTTCAGCCGGCATGTCGGCGGAGTTGCGCAGGCTGCCCAGGATCAGTTCTTTCACGCGCTCGGCGCGCCATGCCTTGACCCGGCGTTGCAACGTTCGCAGTTGTGTCTGACTTGCATAAAGGCCTGGTCGTTCTTCTTGTAGGCTCGCGAACGGGTCTGGACAAGGCCGCGTCCCTTGCTGTAGTCGAAGACGCTCCGGTTCATGAACGCACTGTCGTCATCCGAGTCGGCTCCAGGCATCGCGAATGGCAGGTCGGCAGTCGCTTTCTGAAGCACTTCAATTACCAGCATCTGGTTGCGCAGCCGCATGGCTACACATTCTGTCCAGCCGCTGGCGATGTCGGTCAGCGTCAGCGTGTGGGGTTATTCGCCGAAGCCGAGGATCATATATATCGGCAACTTCGAGCGCGTTTGCCAGGGGGCTCGCGCCGGGGACGCCGCTTCGTGGCATGCCGACGTCCGGCAAGCGGGCAGATCCACGCGTTGACGATATCGCAACTAATAATTGCGCTGGTCGAATGGCCGCCCGGCGTGCGTATACTGCATCCCGCACCTGAGACAGCAGGTGCCCGGTCTACAGACGGGGCAGGCAAATTCAAGAGCCTGTGCGGCTTTTGTTGCTATCCCTGGTACATCTTTCTGCCGTCGGCCCAAGGTAATGGAGCCTTCGCACTCGCCGGGTGCTTGTGAGATCGGTTAGTCGACTTATCGCGTACCTGCACACCCAGTTTGCAGTGGGACGCAGGCTGCGTTATTCACACAGGAATTGTCATGGCACAGCAACTCACGTCCCAGATCGGGCAACCGAAAACAGAAGTCGTTCGCGAGATCGTACAGCACGCGCTGCGTAATGCCGCTACAGCCTCTACCTCTAACGGTGCTATCGACGTGCTTGGTGAGGCTCTGCTCGAACTCGAGCGCCTGGTCGCGCACAGGAGCGTTTGTACGCACTGAGCTCCTGCAGGCCCGGATGAGCGAGCGAGAGATCGCTCTCTCCTTCAAGCTCATCGCCGCGGATTTCCAATGCCAAAATCCTCTGGGCTGCGGTTCGGCGTTGGGTCCGATGCCGGCCAATGATGCGGCGATATCGAGCAAGCGGCGCGTCGCCAGGCTTTACTCGACAAGCTAGAGGGAAACGTGATGACCGCAGCGTTTTGAGCCGATTCCGACACTGCAGTCGCACTGTCCGGGACTTTGGGCATCGACGCCCGATTCGAAGGTGAGGTATCACAAAATGAAGAAGTGGTTTGCCGCACTGCTTGTTGCATTCGTGACCAGCTCAGCTGCTTCCAGTGACTCGTCAATCAACGCAACCGTTGAGAGTGTCGGGGGTATGAATGAAAACGGGGGGGTTGTCGTGCTACGTTCGGCGGATGGAAGGTGTCGCTATTACGGCGTACTGCAGGAGACGGCTCGTGCGCCTCGTGGGATCGGTGAACGAATCACAGCCCTTGCAAGCGGGGGGAAGGTGTACGACTGGATGACGCTCATCAGCTATTCGGCTTGTCTGCAGCGGGATGGAAATTACGCGCGGGAAAGCGCCTTACTGAGGTCGCCCGGCGGACAGCAACTCCGCATCGGAGACAGCGTGGTGCTGCGATCGTCCACCTAGCAAGGTTCGGCGTCGGTGTTTGCCCGTCCGATGATCGGCAACGCCGTGGCGGAAGCCGTTATCGGAAAGGAAAATCGCATCTTGACCATGCACTGCCTCCGACGCTGTAGAAACGCCTGTAGGGAAAGCTTCTATATCGAATCGTCACGATTGACTTAAAAAGCAAAAGTGATGATAATATCATTAATAAGCTGCCTGTTCAGTATCAGGGCTGCAATTCTCTGCGGGCCGTGTGACGCGGTGCCTGG
This region of Paraburkholderia terrae genomic DNA includes:
- a CDS encoding porin; its protein translation is MRAISRGICGATLALAAGHAVAQSSVTLYGVVDVFGQYLNNGGTHSFSERSGGSTGSLFGFQGREDLGGGLTAEFDLESGFSVSNGTFFADSNALFYRQAWIGLSHADFGSLTFGRQYQPSFKVVYPVDPFRINEVISPLAAAVLAIDRNTLSTQYATGRTSNSINYQSPNLSGFTFNAMYAFSATVTQPLPSTSGNLLDVSATYSNYGLFAGFGYQYQHAGQLSFPGLPGRLDLVGTAHYTAAFAYRFGIVNLQAAYLYVQPKDAAAGSLAARLGTVHSVSIVEVGATIQATSQDAIQIAVIERNVRGSHDNTPGIEVGAEHNLTKRTSVYMRAGYMKNNGSATTSWPGITVTEPNASQTLVLMGMTHRF
- a CDS encoding acyl-CoA/acyl-ACP dehydrogenase — translated: MRTHGGFGFAKEYHVERGLRESVSPLLAPVIQELALYYVAEQALGLPKSY
- a CDS encoding SMP-30/gluconolactonase/LRE family protein translates to MRMIRAKTMLILPMLTLLVLLTTPLAAKAWERGKVETFATLPTGEAHPEGITMDREGNVYVVTVAANKPKTSEGTLIVFDPQGKHLRTVQIKGSSRLLLDVGFNPRTGKLLVVDYQAAKVLSVDPNTGVSSVFMTVTGKNPGLDGVTFDAAGNVYVTDAHQGIIWKIGPGGGEGLAWVKSALLSPARPAPRIGANGLAFNNERTALFVANTANDTIVKIPVTGSTLEPGTPEVFVNRAGGGPDGLIIDEHDNIWTACNQSNEILVLEPTQGRVIAKLGDFGGIDREGTPIGFLWSNSLVFHGDDVLVTNLSLDLGAVISQNERTIDGPWAHLVKRHTISKIKKRIPEGPGLAARQQDPAALLH